The proteins below are encoded in one region of Sminthopsis crassicaudata isolate SCR6 chromosome 1, ASM4859323v1, whole genome shotgun sequence:
- the LOC141550151 gene encoding olfactory receptor 13D1-like: MNKGNYTTVTEFFLVGLSHYPALQISLYVLCLIMYLVILLGNSILIIISILDPRLHTPMYFFLANLSFLDICYTSSSIPPMLVNFMSKRKSISFTGCALQMVISLGLGCTECVLLAVMAFDRYVAICNPLRYTIIMNKGLCIQMATWTWLLGFLYSLLLTLLAMMRPFCDNIIDHLTCEILALLKLICGDISLNVFIMTVGNFVFLVIPLLLIFFSYVFILSTILRINSSEGRKKAFSTCSAHLTVVILFYGSALFMYMKPQSKDTKTSDELIGLSYWVVTPMLNPIIYSLRNKEVKEGVEKVLMKNLYLTRK; this comes from the coding sequence ATGAACAAAGGGAATTACACCACTGTGACTGAATTTTTTCTGGTTGGACTTTCTCATTACCCAGCTCTCCAGATATCTCTTTATGTGCTCTGCCTTATAATGTATCTGGTGATCCTATTAGGAAATAGCATCCTCATTATCATTAGTATACTAGATCCCCGCCTTCACACtccaatgtattttttccttgcaAACCTCTCTTTTTTAGATATCTGTTACACATCCTCCTCTATTCCTCCAATGCTTGTAAATTTCATGTCTAAGAGAAAGTCCATTTCCTTCACTGGATGTGCACTACAAATGGTCATTTCTCTTGGATTGGGTTGTACAGAATGTGTGCTTCTGGCTGTGATGGCTTTTGACCGGTATGTTGCCATCTGCAATCCCCTAAGATACACCATCATAATGAACAAGGGACTCTGTATCCAGATGGCAACTTGGACCTGGCTGTTAGGCTTCCTGTATTCCCTGCTACTCACTCTGCTGGCTATGATGAGACCTTTCTGTGACAACATCATTGACCATCTTACCTGTGAGATCCTGGCCCTTCTCAAGCTTATTTGTGGAGACATTTCCCTCAATGTGTTCATTATGACAGttggaaattttgttttcttagtcatCCCTTTGCTACTCATTTTCTTCTCATATGTCTTCATCCTTTCCACTATTCTGAGGATCAACTCTagtgaagggaggaagaaagccTTTTCTACCTGCTCAGCCCATCTAACTGTAGTGATCTTATTCTATGGTTCAGCCCTTTTCATGTATATGAAACCCCAATCAAAGGATACCAAAACTTCTGATGAACTCATTGGCCTATCTTACTGGGTAGTGACCCCAATGCTGAACCCTATCATCTATAGCCTGAGGAACAAGGAAGTAAAAGAGGGTGTTGAAAAAGTCCTTATGAAAAATCTGTATTTGACGAGAAAGTGA